A part of Tessaracoccus timonensis genomic DNA contains:
- a CDS encoding TadE/TadG family type IV pilus assembly protein: protein MRDERGLSGSVQVSLLLPVVIGIFLLAVQWAMMSWAQTTAHAAAQDAARAAAAYGATEAAGKQAAHEATTNGSLTDVLTTVHRRGETTSATVTGRALVVVPFFPTDIRAEATTPTERLTDD, encoded by the coding sequence ATGCGAGATGAACGAGGGCTGAGCGGGTCGGTGCAGGTGTCCCTGTTGCTGCCCGTCGTCATCGGCATCTTCTTACTCGCAGTGCAGTGGGCGATGATGTCGTGGGCGCAGACGACGGCCCACGCAGCAGCACAGGACGCGGCCCGCGCCGCTGCCGCTTACGGCGCCACGGAAGCTGCCGGCAAACAGGCCGCCCACGAGGCCACCACCAACGGGTCGCTCACAGATGTGTTGACGACGGTGCATCGTCGCGGCGAGACCACGTCGGCCACAGTCACCGGCCGGGCGCTCGTCGTCGTGCCGTTTTTCCCGACGGACATCCGCGCCGAGGCAACCACCCCCACCGAGCGCCTCACCGACGACTAG
- a CDS encoding MetQ/NlpA family ABC transporter substrate-binding protein translates to MRKLLTVVAASLAAAMSLTACGGTDASSDGSSKAASNDGGADAKGGATEVVVGASPVPHAKILEYVRDNLAEDAGISITIKEFDDYVLPNQTLDSGELDANYFQHLPYLEAEMANKGYEFEHGDGVHIEPMRVFAREAKSINEVPEGAKVAITNDVSNQARALLLLQEGGLLKDITLESSVLDLKPEQNPKGLKFEELQPEVVVQMVDDPGIDLAIVNANFVLTAGLDASKAVLSEKVENNPYANVVVWRKDNKNEGVKKLDELLHSDKVKEFIKSEWPSGDVIPG, encoded by the coding sequence ATGCGAAAGCTTCTTACTGTAGTTGCTGCCTCGTTGGCAGCCGCCATGTCTCTCACCGCCTGCGGCGGTACCGATGCCTCGTCCGACGGCAGCTCGAAGGCAGCGTCGAACGACGGCGGCGCCGACGCGAAGGGTGGCGCCACCGAGGTGGTCGTGGGCGCTAGCCCCGTGCCCCACGCGAAGATCCTCGAGTACGTGCGCGACAACCTCGCCGAGGACGCAGGCATCTCCATCACCATCAAGGAGTTCGACGACTACGTTCTGCCGAACCAGACGCTGGACAGCGGCGAACTCGACGCCAACTACTTCCAGCACCTGCCGTACCTCGAGGCGGAGATGGCGAACAAGGGCTACGAGTTCGAGCACGGCGATGGCGTGCACATCGAGCCCATGCGCGTGTTCGCCCGCGAGGCGAAATCCATCAACGAGGTGCCCGAAGGCGCGAAGGTTGCCATTACGAACGACGTGTCCAACCAGGCGCGTGCGCTCCTGCTGTTGCAGGAAGGCGGCCTGTTGAAGGACATCACCTTGGAGTCGTCGGTGCTCGACCTGAAGCCCGAGCAGAACCCGAAGGGGCTGAAGTTTGAGGAGTTGCAGCCTGAGGTTGTGGTGCAGATGGTGGACGATCCCGGCATCGACCTCGCCATCGTGAACGCCAACTTCGTGCTCACCGCCGGCCTCGACGCGTCGAAGGCTGTGCTGTCCGAAAAGGTGGAGAACAACCCCTACGCCAACGTGGTGGTCTGGCGCAAGGACAACAAGAATGAGGGTGTGAAGAAGCTCGACGAGCTGCTCCACTCTGACAAGGTGAAGGAATTCATCAAGTCCGAGTGGCCGTCCGGCGACGTCATCCCCGGCTGA
- a CDS encoding methionine ABC transporter permease, with translation MDFSTVTPQMWEAIQVGFWESLLMLGISGFFTILVGLPLGVALFNFNTLGRWGRVAGGALGVVVNVVRSFPYAILMVSLIGFTTMLIGTAVGPIAASVSLTIAAIPFFARLVESALRDVPSGKTDAARAMGSSKIQIIWKVWLREALPSLIAAMTTTLVTIVGYSAMAGLVGGGGLGRLAYNYGYQRFIPEVMVITIVILIVVVQVIQLIGELLARLVDHR, from the coding sequence ATGGATTTCTCTACCGTGACCCCGCAGATGTGGGAAGCCATTCAGGTGGGCTTTTGGGAGTCGCTGTTGATGCTCGGCATCTCCGGGTTCTTCACGATCCTGGTCGGGTTGCCGCTGGGCGTCGCACTGTTCAACTTCAACACGCTTGGCCGGTGGGGGCGCGTCGCCGGGGGTGCGCTCGGCGTCGTCGTGAATGTGGTGCGGTCGTTCCCGTACGCCATCTTGATGGTGTCGCTCATCGGTTTTACGACGATGCTCATTGGTACTGCGGTCGGGCCGATTGCGGCCAGTGTGTCGCTCACGATTGCCGCGATCCCGTTTTTCGCGCGGCTGGTGGAGAGCGCGCTGCGCGACGTGCCGTCGGGTAAGACGGATGCTGCTCGCGCGATGGGTTCGTCGAAGATTCAGATCATCTGGAAGGTGTGGCTGAGGGAGGCGCTGCCGTCGCTGATTGCTGCGATGACGACGACGCTCGTCACCATCGTCGGCTATTCCGCGATGGCCGGGCTCGTCGGTGGTGGCGGGCTGGGGCGTCTGGCCTACAACTACGGCTACCAGCGCTTTATCCCCGAGGTGATGGTGATCACCATCGTCATCCTGATTGTGGTGGTGCAGGTCATTCAGCTAATTGGCGAGCTGCTGGCTCGGCTGGTTGACCACCGCTGA
- a CDS encoding methionine ABC transporter ATP-binding protein — MITVTDLTKQYVSASRTVLALDGVSLTVDNGEVHGVIGHSGAGKSTLVRCLAMLERPSAGSIQINGQELTRATDRNLRRARRRIGLVFQQANLFDSRTVLNNVAYPQEIAGVPRAQRHARAMELLEQVGLADAARLYPSQLSGGMQQRVGIARALATHPDVMLFDEPTSALDPRTTDEILELILSLRSPERSVIVITHEMNVVKRICNSVSLLDHGRIIESGPLTDVVSSLDGKLSQMLLGIPHHDEVPGTLVDVLCRGSRAAGPVIAHTSNLVGAELAIIAGSVEHLAGTTFSHLRIAVPDGTDPRRVVQLFLDQGADACLTSELQEVPV, encoded by the coding sequence TTGATCACCGTCACCGACCTCACGAAACAGTATGTGAGTGCATCCCGCACCGTGCTGGCGCTCGACGGAGTGTCACTCACCGTGGATAACGGCGAAGTACACGGCGTCATCGGGCACTCCGGCGCGGGCAAATCGACGTTGGTGCGATGCCTCGCCATGCTGGAGCGCCCGAGCGCGGGGAGCATCCAGATCAACGGGCAGGAACTGACCCGCGCGACAGACCGCAATCTGCGCCGGGCGCGTCGTCGGATTGGGTTGGTGTTCCAGCAAGCCAACCTGTTTGATTCGCGCACGGTGCTCAACAACGTCGCATACCCGCAAGAAATCGCCGGTGTGCCGCGCGCACAGCGCCACGCTCGCGCGATGGAGCTGCTGGAGCAGGTTGGCCTCGCGGACGCCGCGCGACTGTACCCGTCGCAGCTCTCGGGCGGCATGCAGCAGCGGGTGGGCATCGCTCGCGCGCTCGCCACACACCCCGACGTGATGCTGTTCGACGAGCCGACGTCGGCCCTCGATCCACGCACCACTGACGAGATTCTCGAACTCATCCTGAGCCTGCGCAGCCCCGAGCGGTCGGTGATCGTAATCACGCACGAGATGAACGTCGTGAAGCGCATCTGCAACTCGGTGTCGCTGCTCGATCACGGGCGCATCATCGAAAGCGGGCCGCTCACCGACGTGGTGTCCTCCCTCGACGGCAAGCTCAGCCAGATGCTGCTCGGCATTCCTCATCACGACGAGGTGCCCGGCACGCTCGTCGACGTGCTGTGTCGCGGTTCGCGGGCGGCCGGGCCGGTGATCGCGCATACGTCCAACCTCGTCGGAGCGGAATTGGCTATCATCGCAGGAAGCGTCGAGCACCTCGCTGGCACCACGTTTTCGCACCTGCGCATCGCGGTTCCCGACGGCACGGACCCTCGTCGGGTGGTGCAGTTGTTCCTCGACCAGGGTGCCGACGCGTGCCTCACGTCCGAGCTGCAGGAGGTGCCGGTCTGA
- a CDS encoding type II toxin-antitoxin system PemK/MazF family toxin: protein MNWRRLFKRLVMDGVYEATKQGRRALQKRAKAAPTTMRPSPGDLQEPKPSKQHSQPETPTPGGPYPGDFTGHVEPVYDPHVDGVPDPGEIVWTWVPYEEDHSQGKDRPVLLIGRDGDWLIGLQVTSKDHDVDAAQEARAGRYWVDIGSGDWDRKRRQSEVRVNRFLRIDPNAVRRIGAILDRERFDEVAEGIARWA, encoded by the coding sequence GTGAACTGGAGGCGACTATTCAAGCGTCTCGTGATGGACGGCGTCTACGAGGCGACGAAGCAAGGCCGCCGGGCATTGCAGAAGCGCGCCAAGGCTGCCCCGACGACGATGCGCCCCTCCCCCGGCGATCTGCAGGAACCCAAGCCGTCGAAGCAACACAGCCAACCCGAAACCCCGACGCCGGGCGGCCCCTACCCCGGGGATTTCACCGGCCACGTCGAGCCCGTCTACGACCCACACGTCGACGGTGTGCCCGACCCTGGCGAAATTGTGTGGACGTGGGTGCCTTACGAGGAAGACCACAGCCAGGGCAAAGATCGCCCCGTGTTGCTGATCGGGCGCGACGGCGATTGGCTGATCGGCTTGCAGGTGACGAGCAAGGATCACGACGTCGATGCGGCGCAGGAGGCGCGCGCCGGGCGCTACTGGGTGGACATCGGCAGCGGCGACTGGGACCGCAAACGCCGCCAATCCGAGGTGCGCGTTAATCGGTTCCTGCGCATCGACCCCAACGCCGTGCGCCGGATCGGCGCGATTCTCGATCGCGAGCGTTTCGACGAGGTGGCTGAGGGCATCGCGCGCTGGGCGTAA
- a CDS encoding M20 family metallopeptidase has translation MTELVELRRRFHQIPEVGLDLPQTQALVLESLEGLPLEITLGESLSSVVAVLRGTKPSDGDRPVVLLRADMDALPVEEATGLDYASTNGNMHACGHDLHMTMLIGAARELCARRDELAGDVLFMFQPGEEVRNGASYMIREGALEAAGRKIDAAYAIHVWAGLEPYGTFTTKPGTTMASHDFIEVRYTGQGGHGSAPHKANDPVPALAELITASHAMVTRQFDVFDPVVLTIGTIAAGQSANVIPESARLEASIRAFSPEARNKVIERFERLARGIGDAHGLRTDVHPSHPPYPVTVNDETETQYVADTIARVLSPERHVRWEQSLTSSEDFSQVLEAAPGCFFGLSACPKDLDPATAPFNHSAFAQFDDGVLDDGVRVFTELVLGKLG, from the coding sequence GTGACTGAACTCGTCGAGTTGCGACGCAGATTCCACCAGATTCCCGAGGTTGGGCTGGATCTGCCCCAGACCCAGGCGCTTGTATTGGAATCGCTCGAAGGCCTGCCGCTGGAGATCACGCTGGGCGAATCGCTGAGCAGCGTCGTGGCCGTGCTGCGCGGCACGAAACCTTCCGACGGCGACCGCCCCGTCGTGCTGCTGCGCGCCGACATGGACGCGCTGCCCGTCGAGGAAGCCACCGGGCTCGACTACGCGTCGACGAATGGCAACATGCACGCCTGCGGGCACGACCTCCACATGACGATGCTCATCGGCGCCGCCCGTGAGCTGTGCGCCCGCCGCGACGAGCTGGCCGGCGATGTGCTGTTCATGTTCCAGCCGGGTGAGGAGGTCCGCAACGGCGCCAGCTACATGATCCGTGAGGGCGCGCTGGAGGCTGCCGGGCGGAAGATCGACGCTGCCTACGCTATCCACGTCTGGGCTGGCCTCGAGCCCTACGGCACCTTCACCACGAAACCCGGCACCACCATGGCCTCGCACGACTTCATCGAGGTGCGCTACACCGGACAGGGCGGGCACGGTTCCGCTCCCCACAAGGCGAATGACCCGGTGCCTGCGCTGGCGGAGCTCATCACCGCCTCGCACGCGATGGTCACTCGCCAGTTCGATGTGTTCGACCCGGTGGTGCTCACCATCGGCACCATCGCCGCTGGTCAGTCGGCGAATGTGATCCCGGAATCGGCGCGGCTCGAGGCCTCCATCCGCGCGTTCTCCCCCGAGGCCAGGAACAAGGTGATCGAGCGGTTCGAGCGCCTCGCCCGAGGCATCGGCGACGCCCACGGACTGCGAACCGACGTGCACCCGTCGCACCCGCCGTACCCGGTGACCGTCAACGACGAAACCGAGACGCAGTATGTGGCGGACACCATCGCGCGGGTGCTCAGCCCCGAGCGTCACGTCCGCTGGGAGCAGTCGCTCACGAGTTCCGAGGACTTCTCGCAGGTGCTCGAGGCGGCACCCGGCTGCTTCTTCGGGCTGAGCGCATGCCCGAAAGACCTCGACCCCGCCACCGCGCCGTTCAACCACTCGGCCTTCGCGCAGTTCGACGACGGCGTGCTCGACGACGGCGTGCGGGTGTTCACTGAACTGGTGCTGGGCAAACTCGGATGA
- the serB gene encoding phosphoserine phosphatase SerB: protein MQIRVTFASDAPIPDDLVARCAPTRIVAAEAAFGHVVHAFADSDDPEALRAELRAAADGVAVGVIDGALVARDAGIVMCDVDSTFTMTEAVDLLAEHAGRGDEVAAVTEQAMRGELDFEQSLRQRVATLKGLPTTVFDEVYPLMRPTPGARELVDTAHVRGARVGVTSGGFTQLVSQLADDFGLDFFAANQLQTARRDGVEYLTGEVEGRIVDRQQKSLDLRGFAAAHDVPLERTVAAGDGANDLTMLATAGLGVAFCAKPVTAAQADVAVDFPRLDAVAAFAFPE from the coding sequence ATGCAGATCCGCGTGACGTTCGCATCCGATGCCCCCATCCCCGACGATCTGGTGGCCCGGTGCGCACCCACGCGGATCGTCGCTGCTGAGGCCGCGTTCGGCCATGTCGTGCACGCGTTCGCAGATTCCGATGACCCGGAGGCGCTGCGTGCCGAGTTGCGCGCCGCTGCCGACGGCGTGGCCGTAGGCGTCATCGACGGGGCACTCGTCGCGCGCGATGCGGGCATCGTGATGTGCGACGTCGACTCCACGTTCACGATGACGGAGGCCGTCGACCTGCTTGCCGAGCACGCCGGCAGGGGCGACGAGGTGGCTGCCGTCACCGAGCAGGCAATGCGCGGGGAGCTCGACTTTGAGCAGTCGTTGCGCCAACGCGTCGCCACCTTGAAAGGCCTTCCGACGACGGTGTTCGACGAGGTCTATCCCTTGATGCGCCCGACTCCGGGGGCGAGGGAACTCGTCGATACTGCACATGTGCGCGGGGCGCGCGTCGGCGTCACGTCGGGTGGTTTCACGCAGCTCGTGAGCCAGCTCGCCGACGATTTCGGCCTCGACTTTTTCGCCGCGAACCAGCTGCAGACCGCCCGCCGCGATGGCGTCGAGTACCTCACGGGCGAGGTTGAGGGGCGCATCGTCGACCGGCAGCAAAAGTCACTGGACCTGCGCGGGTTCGCCGCCGCTCACGACGTGCCGCTGGAGCGCACGGTGGCGGCTGGCGACGGCGCGAACGACCTCACGATGCTTGCTACGGCGGGGTTGGGCGTCGCTTTTTGTGCAAAGCCGGTCACTGCGGCGCAGGCGGACGTCGCCGTCGATTTCCCCCGGCTCGACGCCGTCGCGGCCTTCGCGTTCCCCGAATGA
- a CDS encoding S1C family serine protease: MSSNPNPWSRNAGQPASGSGGAPQPRPEYPTGFQSPSQGYPSQPPRQGYPGQAFQQPQGEPSAPTAARGPVEVPRKRGGGKLVAGVLGLTLLAGGVGAGSAALTTQYMLGQQPAAVSSSESTTDGGATQGASSGSTVKQADPSNPNWTAVADSASKSVVAIQVASERGGGQGSGVVVDKAGNIVTNNHVVNGAQKIRVTLGDQTYDAELVGTDPSTDLAVIRIVNPPSNLQPMAWGDSQKLKVGDPVMAIGNPLGLSNTVTTGIVSALDRPVTTQAVGSEQSPTSRGSDAVVTAAIQTNAAINPGNSGGALVNSSGQLVGITSSIASLSGEREDGTKSGNIGIGFAIGAYQAKHVVEQLISNGKAQYPQIGITARDVQATGQMGAEVAEVIDGSPAADAGLRPGDVVTAIGGRQVSSTAQLVGLVRAQQVGQSVNVTYLRDDEEHTAEVKLVASQR; encoded by the coding sequence ATGAGCAGCAACCCCAACCCGTGGAGCAGGAACGCAGGCCAACCCGCGTCTGGCAGCGGGGGCGCACCCCAGCCGCGTCCGGAATACCCGACGGGGTTCCAGTCCCCTAGCCAGGGCTACCCCAGCCAGCCTCCGCGCCAGGGTTACCCAGGCCAGGCGTTCCAGCAGCCTCAGGGGGAGCCCTCCGCACCGACGGCGGCGAGGGGCCCCGTCGAAGTTCCGCGTAAGCGCGGGGGCGGGAAGCTCGTGGCCGGCGTGTTGGGGCTCACCCTCCTGGCGGGCGGCGTCGGCGCGGGTTCCGCGGCGCTCACCACGCAGTACATGCTCGGTCAGCAGCCGGCCGCGGTGTCGTCGTCGGAGAGCACCACCGACGGTGGGGCCACCCAAGGTGCGAGTTCCGGCTCAACAGTGAAACAGGCCGACCCGAGCAACCCGAACTGGACCGCAGTGGCGGACAGTGCGTCGAAATCGGTGGTGGCCATTCAAGTGGCGTCCGAGCGCGGCGGAGGCCAGGGCTCCGGCGTGGTCGTGGACAAGGCCGGCAACATCGTCACGAATAACCATGTGGTGAACGGCGCGCAGAAGATTCGCGTGACACTCGGCGACCAGACCTACGACGCGGAGCTCGTCGGCACCGATCCGTCGACGGACCTCGCGGTGATTCGCATCGTGAACCCACCGTCGAATCTGCAGCCGATGGCGTGGGGCGATTCGCAGAAGCTCAAGGTGGGTGACCCGGTGATGGCCATCGGCAACCCGCTCGGGCTGTCGAACACCGTCACCACCGGTATCGTTTCCGCGTTGGATCGGCCCGTCACCACCCAGGCGGTGGGCTCGGAGCAGTCGCCGACGAGCCGTGGCTCCGACGCGGTGGTCACCGCCGCGATTCAGACCAATGCGGCCATCAACCCCGGCAACTCCGGCGGCGCGCTCGTGAACTCGTCCGGGCAGCTCGTCGGCATTACCAGTTCCATCGCATCGCTGTCGGGCGAGCGAGAGGACGGCACGAAGTCGGGCAACATCGGTATCGGCTTCGCCATCGGCGCCTACCAGGCCAAGCACGTCGTCGAGCAGCTCATCAGCAACGGCAAGGCGCAGTACCCGCAGATCGGTATTACCGCGCGCGACGTGCAGGCCACCGGGCAGATGGGCGCCGAGGTGGCCGAGGTGATCGACGGTTCGCCCGCAGCCGATGCGGGGCTGCGCCCCGGCGACGTGGTGACTGCGATTGGTGGGCGGCAGGTGTCGTCGACGGCGCAGCTGGTGGGGCTCGTGCGCGCACAGCAGGTGGGGCAGAGCGTGAACGTGACCTATCTGCGCGACGACGAAGAGCACACCGCCGAGGTGAAACTGGTGGCCTCACAGCGCTAG
- a CDS encoding NAD(P)/FAD-dependent oxidoreductase: MGKHRVVIVGSGFGGLFAAKSLKRDDLDVTVISRTTHHLFQPLLYQVATGILSQNEIAPTMREILATQRNVRTLLGSVTDVDVDAREVIWEQDGKEYRTAYDSLIVAAGATQSYFGNDHFQRFAPGLKTIDDAFEVRARIVHAFEHAEVEPDEEERRRLLTFVVVGAGPTGVEMAGQLRELAAQTLHKQYRSIDTSVARVILVDGVDHPLPPFGEKLGKRTARDLEALGVELRMNTMATNVDEQSITLKAKDGSEEVIPSYCKVWSAGVQASELGKILAERTGAETDRAGRVKVLPDLTLPGHPEVFVIGDMMAVDGVPGVAQGAIQPAKFAARTILNRVDGKPVEEKFVYKDKGSMATIAKWKAVVQIGKLQLGGFIAWLAWCFLHLLTIAGFKNQVGTLVRWLITFVSGKRSAMTVSPEYLNRHRKEKPSDG; encoded by the coding sequence ATGGGCAAGCATCGTGTTGTCATCGTCGGCTCGGGGTTCGGGGGGCTCTTTGCAGCGAAGTCCCTCAAGCGCGACGACCTCGACGTCACCGTCATTTCCCGCACCACCCATCACCTGTTCCAGCCGCTGCTGTACCAGGTGGCCACCGGCATCTTGTCGCAGAATGAGATCGCCCCGACGATGCGCGAAATCCTCGCGACACAGCGCAACGTTCGTACGCTGCTCGGCTCGGTCACCGACGTGGACGTCGACGCGCGTGAGGTGATCTGGGAGCAAGACGGCAAGGAATATCGCACCGCGTACGACTCGCTCATCGTGGCCGCCGGCGCGACGCAGTCGTACTTCGGCAACGACCACTTCCAGCGATTCGCCCCGGGGCTGAAGACCATCGACGACGCCTTCGAGGTGCGCGCCCGCATCGTGCATGCGTTCGAGCACGCGGAAGTGGAGCCCGACGAGGAGGAGCGGCGTCGACTCTTAACGTTCGTCGTAGTGGGAGCGGGGCCGACCGGCGTCGAGATGGCCGGGCAGCTTCGCGAGCTCGCCGCGCAGACGCTGCACAAGCAGTACCGCAGCATCGACACGTCGGTGGCGCGCGTGATTCTCGTCGACGGCGTCGACCACCCGCTGCCCCCGTTCGGCGAGAAGCTTGGCAAGCGCACCGCCCGCGACCTCGAGGCGCTGGGCGTCGAGCTGCGTATGAACACCATGGCCACCAACGTCGACGAACAATCCATCACGTTGAAGGCGAAGGACGGCTCTGAAGAGGTCATCCCGAGCTACTGCAAGGTGTGGTCGGCGGGTGTGCAGGCCTCCGAGTTGGGCAAGATATTAGCTGAGCGCACCGGAGCGGAGACCGACCGCGCGGGGCGGGTGAAAGTACTCCCCGACCTCACGCTGCCTGGGCATCCCGAAGTGTTCGTGATCGGCGACATGATGGCCGTCGACGGCGTCCCGGGCGTCGCGCAGGGCGCCATCCAACCAGCAAAATTCGCCGCCCGCACCATTCTGAATCGCGTCGACGGCAAGCCCGTCGAAGAGAAGTTCGTGTACAAGGACAAGGGCTCCATGGCCACCATCGCGAAGTGGAAGGCCGTGGTGCAGATCGGCAAGCTCCAGCTCGGCGGCTTCATCGCCTGGCTGGCGTGGTGCTTCCTGCACCTGCTCACCATCGCCGGCTTCAAGAACCAGGTGGGCACGCTCGTGCGCTGGCTGATTACCTTCGTCTCGGGCAAACGCTCCGCGATGACGGTGAGCCCGGAGTACCTCAACCGGCACCGCAAGGAGAAGCCATCCGACGGCTGA
- a CDS encoding class I SAM-dependent methyltransferase — protein MTALDPVDRLLIDELPAELSTVAVFDAPALVEQLATRTGSMRVFCDDVRDAQQVPEEFLVDHPDELGGAALAVGRLPKALAALDEIAASVLGRDDMLFLAGGRDKHMNKSMNSVLAKYFTAVNASLGRQKSRVLRAWGPEADAESDWPKLKHHDALGLTVAAHGATFGGTKIDPGTKLLLESLDVDGTDVLDFGCGNGSIACWLAQREKRVTGVDVSWSAVAATQIAASENGVDVEAFWADGTAELPEASFDAIVTNPPFHRGTAKDSDATLALFDDARRLLRPDGQLWCVYNSHLPWRKELNVRLGRTRVVAQNPHYTVACCEAR, from the coding sequence ATGACCGCCCTCGACCCCGTCGACCGCCTCCTTATCGACGAGCTCCCGGCCGAGCTGAGCACCGTCGCGGTGTTCGACGCGCCGGCGCTCGTCGAACAGCTGGCGACGCGCACCGGCAGCATGCGCGTGTTCTGCGACGACGTCCGCGACGCGCAGCAGGTGCCCGAGGAGTTTCTCGTCGACCACCCCGACGAACTCGGCGGCGCGGCGCTCGCCGTCGGGCGCCTGCCGAAGGCGCTCGCGGCCCTCGACGAGATCGCGGCCTCCGTGCTCGGGCGCGACGACATGCTGTTCCTCGCGGGCGGGCGCGACAAGCACATGAACAAGTCGATGAACTCGGTGCTCGCGAAGTATTTCACTGCCGTGAATGCGAGCCTCGGCCGCCAGAAGTCGCGCGTGCTGCGCGCCTGGGGGCCGGAGGCCGACGCCGAATCCGACTGGCCGAAACTCAAACACCACGACGCGCTCGGGCTCACCGTGGCCGCGCACGGGGCGACGTTCGGTGGCACGAAGATCGACCCCGGCACGAAGCTCCTGCTCGAATCGCTCGACGTCGACGGCACCGATGTGCTGGATTTCGGCTGCGGCAATGGGTCCATCGCGTGCTGGCTCGCGCAGCGCGAAAAGCGAGTGACGGGCGTCGATGTGAGCTGGTCGGCCGTCGCGGCCACACAGATCGCGGCCAGCGAGAACGGCGTCGACGTCGAGGCGTTCTGGGCCGACGGCACCGCTGAACTCCCAGAAGCGAGCTTCGACGCCATCGTCACCAATCCCCCTTTCCACCGCGGCACGGCGAAGGATTCCGACGCGACGTTGGCGCTGTTCGACGATGCCCGCCGCCTGCTGCGCCCAGATGGGCAGCTGTGGTGCGTGTATAACTCGCATCTGCCGTGGCGCAAGGAGCTCAACGTGCGACTAGGCCGCACGCGCGTCGTCGCGCAGAACCCGCACTACACCGTCGCGTGTTGCGAAGCGCGGTAG
- a CDS encoding HAD-IA family hydrolase: MPSRHRHIFWDMGGTLVDTYPELNQALANAAQRRGAAVPVDDVASLTHTSTRHAIDALAVRTGLPAAMFEQANADLKRRWESNPPPVMASARELMADVRAAGGLNLVITHRDRTSAEALLAALELTVDDMVCAPDGFPRKPDPTMVQLLLGRHELDVDDCIFVGDRPIDAEAASAAGMASALLREEPSGPVHRCHRLDTLDDLRPLLNLAPA, from the coding sequence ATGCCTTCCCGCCACCGCCACATCTTCTGGGACATGGGCGGCACGCTCGTCGACACCTATCCCGAGCTGAACCAGGCCCTCGCCAACGCCGCGCAGCGTCGTGGCGCCGCCGTCCCCGTCGACGATGTGGCCTCGCTCACTCACACGTCCACGCGGCACGCGATCGACGCGCTGGCTGTCCGCACGGGCCTACCCGCAGCGATGTTTGAGCAGGCCAACGCTGATTTGAAGCGCCGCTGGGAGAGTAATCCTCCGCCCGTGATGGCAAGCGCACGTGAGCTCATGGCCGACGTGCGCGCCGCCGGTGGGCTCAACCTCGTGATCACGCACCGCGACCGCACCTCCGCCGAGGCACTCCTCGCAGCACTCGAGCTCACCGTGGACGACATGGTCTGCGCTCCCGACGGGTTCCCGCGCAAGCCCGACCCAACGATGGTGCAGCTCCTACTGGGGCGCCACGAGCTCGACGTCGACGACTGCATCTTCGTCGGCGATCGCCCCATCGACGCCGAGGCCGCGAGCGCGGCGGGGATGGCGTCGGCCCTCCTCCGCGAAGAACCGAGCGGCCCGGTGCACCGCTGCCACCGGCTCGATACACTCGACGACCTCCGTCCCCTGCTGAACCTGGCGCCCGCATGA